CCCGTCCAGTTTTTTTTCAATCCAGTCTTTGGCCAGCAGCGGCAAAATAAGTCCCATGAATAAAGCGGGCAACATGGTTAAAATATCAATCACGCGGTACGCCGCGCCGTACAAGCCCACATCCGCGTTCGGCCAGTACAAAGACAGGATAACCGTGTCCGTTTTCAAATACAAAAGATTGCAGGAAATGGAAATCGCGATCGGCCAACTCTTCTTCAAAATCCCCAGCCAAACATCTTTATCAAAAGTGAATTTTATTTTCACGTATTTTCTCGAAGCCAGATACGAAATCAAAAGGTGCGTGAAGCTGCCCAGCGAGATCATCCAAAAAATCAAATAAATATTCGCCTGAAAATACATGGCTGTCGCAATGCCCGCCAACAAAACGATCCTGCCAATAACCTCGGCGATGCTGTAAATGAACATTTTCAATTCTTTTTGAAAAACGCTGGCCAAAATATTATTTATCGAAATGAAAAAGAAGGAAAAAACCACAATGGCCACGCCCAGCTTGATTTCCATGGCATACGGGAAAAACAAAACGACGATCGGCGCCAGAGATAAAAAAATAAACGCGGAAATAACGCGCAAAGTCAGCATGTTGCTCAAGTACTTATCAATATTTATCCCCGGGTTGCCCACAGTTCTGGTCGCGGTGAGTGACAACCCGAAATCCACGATTATGCCGAAAAACGACAGGAACGCGACTACGGTGATATATTGACCGAAGCCCTCCGGTCCCAAATACCTGGTCATCAAAGCAACCACAAAAATACCCAGGATCGTGGTGGCGATCTTGCCGATGAATTGAACGATGGTGTTTCTGGCCAACTGTTTTGTTAATGACATATAAATTTTGAAATAAGGAATCTATGAAAAGCAATAAGAAGCGTCTGCAAAAAAGACCGTCATCTCGACCCCTCGACTGTGCTCGGGCAGGCCGAAGCGGAGAGATCTTTTCCTAACTGCCCGTCGTTGTCATCTCGACCGAAGCGGAGAGATCTTTTCCTAACAAAATATTTAAATACTCTGTGATAAATCATCCCAACACCCATTCATTGATTCAATCAATTGAATCTTCTTTTCTCTTCTCCACTTTTTTAATTGCTTTTCCCTATCAATAGCTTCATTTATATCATTGAAAAGTTCATAATACACAAGACTGGCGCAATTATACTTTTTCGTAAAACCTTCAAAAACTTTATCCTTGTGCTCACTGACTCTTCTCTTCAAATCATTTGTTACCCCAACATATAATGTTCTTTTAAAACTTGCCATTATATAAACATAATAATCATTTTCAAACATATTCTTATTTGGAAAAGATTTCTCCGCTCCTCCTCACAAGCTCGTCGTCGGTCGAAATGACATGAATAAATTTATTTCAACGGGTCATTACCCCCTTTCGACCACGGATTGCACCTCATTATCCGCCAGACGCCTTTGGTGCCGCCGCGAATAAGACCGTATTTTTCAATGGCTTGATAAGTGTATTCGGAACACGTGGGATGGAACTTGCAAAAACCTTGAGGGAAAAGGTCTTTCAGCCAGCCGTGGTCGAATGAAAAAACGCGTTGATAAAATTTTATCAATTTCAAAACGAGAAATTTGGGAATATTAACAATGAATGAAAAAATCATTTGACGATCAATCTTAATTTTCTAAAAATCTGGTCAACATCTCTTTCGAGTCGAGCGAAATCCGCGTCCGCAATGCCTTTTTGAGCGATGATCAAAACATCATATCCCCCGGAGATCCGAGGCAGCCGCGCTCTGACGATTTCCCGCAACCGCCTTTTGATCAAATTGCGTTTGGTGGCGCGCTTATCGACTTTGGTGGAAATCACAAAAGCGAATCGGCTTATTTCGCTCCGGTTTTTTAGACTTTTAATAATAAGGTCGGGCGTGGAATTGGAATATCCTCCCGATTTTCTAAATTTCGGCCCGAAAAACTTGTCGAAATCTTTTTTTTGGGTTATGCGATGAAGTCTTTTAAGCATATTGAATAGGGGGCTAAAGAAGTCTTAAGAGGGCGGGTCGAGGTGAAGGGACAAGCGCGGGAGAAGGCAGACAAATTTTATTCGGGGTAGGCGGAAATTCGGATCACAACGCTCTCCCCTTAATATTAGCTTATATATTGGAAAAAGAAAAAGGCCACGCGACCGTGACCTTAAGCTGATAATTTTTTTCTGCCTCTCTGGCGTCGAGTTTTCAAGATCGCTTGTCCGCTTTTATCGCTCATTCTTTTTCTAAAGCCATGCTTTTTGCTCCTTTTTCTGGCAGTCGGCTGATATGTTCTTTTGGGCATATTTAAAAGTTACTTTAATAATAAAATTATTCTAACAAAGGAACGTCGTTTTGTCAACTGACGCGGCCGCGGCCGGCGCGCAATCGCGCGCGTAGGAACAGGGCATTACCCTGTTCCTACATCGGCGACACATTCGTCGCCGCCGGCCGCTGATTTGCATAATCCCAAAAATTCTATACAATGAATTTATATTATTCACACCTAATGCACAGCTTGCCAACTTTATCCGCCTTGCGACAAATATTATCCACAGAAAAATTGTGTTATAATACGAACACAAAAAAATTCCCATATTTCCACTTGTTTTTACCTCTTTAAAATAAAAATAAAGAAAAATTAATCCCCATTTTTCCTATGACTCAAGAAAATGAACAACTCTGGCAAACAGTGCTGGGGGAATTGGAGCTCAATTTGAGCAAGGCCAGCTTCACCACCTGGTTCAAGAACACCTTTATTCTCGACAACGAGGATGGCAGGATCATTATCGGCGTGCCCAACACTTTTTCTCAGGCATGGCTGAAACAGAAATATCATAATGATATTTTTAAGACATTGCAGAATCTGACAGGGAAAAGAATCAAAGACGTCAATTATAAAGTTCAGAATAAAAAAGACTTCAGACCCACGGAAAAAATTCCGGTTCCCGTGGTCGAAGGGGTCGTTCGCGAAGAACTCATTTCCTCTCAGCCGACCACGCCTCTTCTCGAACAAAATAGCGGCGCGTATCAAAACATTAACCGCAATTACGCTTTTGTCAGTTTTATAGTTGGTAAAAACAATGAATTGGCGCACGCCGCGGCCAAGGCCGTGGCCGAAAATCCGGGATTCACTTATAATCCCCTTTTTATTTACGGCGGGGTCGGACTGGGAAAAACCCATCTGCTTCAATCCATTGGCAATGAAATCCTCATTAAAAACAGCCAAAAAAAGATTTTATACGTCACTTGCGAACAATTCACCAATGATTTTATCAATGGTATTTCTTCGGGCAATTCCGGTAAATTCCAATCTTATTATCGCGGTCCGGACGTGCTTTTAATAGACGACATTCAATTTTTAACCGGCAAAGAAGGCACGCAAGAAGCTTTCTTTCATACGTTCAATGATCTGCATCAACGAAACAAGCAAATAGTTATCACTTCGGATCGGCCGCCGAAAGCCATTGCCACTCTCGAGGACAGGCTTCTTTCAAGGTTTGAGTGGGGCATGATTGCCGATATTTCCCAGCCGGACATGGAAACGAGAATGGCTATTTTGGAGAAAAAATGCCTTGAAAAAAACTTTAATCTGAATAGGGACATTGTTCAATACATCACCCAAAACATTCAAAACAACGTTCGGGAACTCGAAGGAGCTCTCAATAAGATTATCGCTTATCATCAATTGAATAAAATAGAACCGACGCTGGAAAACATTAAAAAAATACTATTCTCTTTAAGCAATGCCGGCGGACAAAAAAACTCAGTCACTCCGCGGCACTTGATTGAAACCGTGGGTAAATTTTACGAAATAGGCCTTGAGGACATTACAGGCAAGTGCAGACAAAAACGATTGGCCTTTCCCAGACAAATAATAATGTATTTGATGAGAGAAGAACTCAGGGAGTCTTATCCTTCAATCGGCCAAGAATTGGGAGGCAGGGATCATACCACGGCCATGCACGCGCACAGTAAAATTTTAAACTTGCTCGAAACGGATGAAAAGCTCAGACAAGAAATAAACCTGCTCAAACAACTGCTGTATCAATAACGAAACACCCTGTTCATAAACTCGGGAAAAAAGAAAAAAAAACCTATTGATAAACGGTGGAAAAAAGACCTGGAGAAAAAAAACTTTAAAAGCCTGTTATTTATCAACAACGGACAGCACAAGAAACTCTCTTTTTTCCAGCCGTCTATTAACATCCCTCGTGTCAAAAAAGACCTATAAAATAAGGCTGAAAAAACTTTTCCACCTAATCCACAGCATTATTATTAATAGTATTATAAATTTAAATTAATATTTATATATTATATGAAATTCATTTGTACACAGGAGAATCTAAATAGGGGGTTGTTCATCACCGGACATTTATCAAACAAGAACGTTAATCTTCCGATATTAAACAACGTGTTATTGAAAGTAACGGAGGGAGCACTGACTTTAGCTTCAACCAATTTGGAAATAGGCATTAGCGCGACGGTTCGAGGTAAATTGGAAAAGGAAGGAGAATTCACGGTAGAATCCAGATTGATTTCTGATTTTGTAAGTTTATTGCCCAACGAAAAAGTGGAATTGCTTTTGGACAAAGACGATTACTTGAAGGTCAGCACTTCTAATTCCAAAACCCGCATAAAAGGATTGCCCGCTACTGACTTCCCCGTCATCCCTAAAATTGAAAAAGACGATCCGTATATCGTCAATATCAAAGACTTGCAAAAAGCCATTTCGCAAGTGATCTTCGCGGTTTCCACCAATGAATCGCGGCCGGAAATCAGCGGCGTTTTTATGAGCCTTCATTCTGAAAACAATAAATTAACGTTGGCCGCTACGGACAGCTATCGTTTGGCTGAAAAGAAAGTGGATATTTCAGGAAATAAGAACAAGAAGGAATTGATCGTGCCCGTGAAAACGTTTCAAGAACTTTTGCGTATTTTGACCGCGCTGAAAGACGATCCAGACGGCGCGGAAAACATTGAAATCTTCATCACGGAAAATCAAATCTTGTTTTCTTTAAGCAGCGGCATTGAAATTATTTCCAGAACAGTGGAAGGACAATATCCTGATTACAAACAAATTATCCCAAATGAAAATAAAACAAAGGTGACCGTGGAGACACCAAGGCTTTTGAAGACCATTAAAACCACCAGTTTGTTTTCCAAAACGGGCATTTTCGACATCAATCTTGAATTTCTGGATGACAAGAAAAGCTTGGTGGTTTCTTCTACTAATAATCAGCTGGGCGAAAGCGTTTCCGAAATGGAAGTTGACTTTCACGGGGATAAAAATCAAACGGTGATAAATTACAGGTATCTTTTGGACGGGTTGAATAAC
The genomic region above belongs to Candidatus Bipolaricaulota bacterium and contains:
- the dnaA gene encoding chromosomal replication initiator protein DnaA, yielding MTQENEQLWQTVLGELELNLSKASFTTWFKNTFILDNEDGRIIIGVPNTFSQAWLKQKYHNDIFKTLQNLTGKRIKDVNYKVQNKKDFRPTEKIPVPVVEGVVREELISSQPTTPLLEQNSGAYQNINRNYAFVSFIVGKNNELAHAAAKAVAENPGFTYNPLFIYGGVGLGKTHLLQSIGNEILIKNSQKKILYVTCEQFTNDFINGISSGNSGKFQSYYRGPDVLLIDDIQFLTGKEGTQEAFFHTFNDLHQRNKQIVITSDRPPKAIATLEDRLLSRFEWGMIADISQPDMETRMAILEKKCLEKNFNLNRDIVQYITQNIQNNVRELEGALNKIIAYHQLNKIEPTLENIKKILFSLSNAGGQKNSVTPRHLIETVGKFYEIGLEDITGKCRQKRLAFPRQIIMYLMREELRESYPSIGQELGGRDHTTAMHAHSKILNLLETDEKLRQEINLLKQLLYQ
- a CDS encoding flippase gives rise to the protein MSLTKQLARNTIVQFIGKIATTILGIFVVALMTRYLGPEGFGQYITVVAFLSFFGIIVDFGLSLTATRTVGNPGINIDKYLSNMLTLRVISAFIFLSLAPIVVLFFPYAMEIKLGVAIVVFSFFFISINNILASVFQKELKMFIYSIAEVIGRIVLLAGIATAMYFQANIYLIFWMISLGSFTHLLISYLASRKYVKIKFTFDKDVWLGILKKSWPIAISISCNLLYLKTDTVILSLYWPNADVGLYGAAYRVIDILTMLPALFMGLILPLLAKDWIEKKLDGVKHLLQISFDAMAMMALPVVLGGLVIGEKVMTLIAGSDFAGSGDILKILIFAAGAIFFGTLFGYAVVGVNKQKQMIWGYLATAIVALIGYFVFIPQYGYWAAAAFTVASEVMIMILTGIVVYRAVKFFPSLVNFGKSLVAAGIMAGVIYFLRDLNVIWLILIGMAVYFSLLAVFGVIKKETVKEMVSLKS
- the rnpA gene encoding ribonuclease P protein component, which encodes MLKRLHRITQKKDFDKFFGPKFRKSGGYSNSTPDLIIKSLKNRSEISRFAFVISTKVDKRATKRNLIKRRLREIVRARLPRISGGYDVLIIAQKGIADADFARLERDVDQIFRKLRLIVK
- a CDS encoding GIY-YIG nuclease family protein, which gives rise to MFENDYYVYIMASFKRTLYVGVTNDLKRRVSEHKDKVFEGFTKKYNCASLVYYELFNDINEAIDREKQLKKWRREKKIQLIESMNGCWDDLSQSI
- the yidD gene encoding membrane protein insertion efficiency factor YidD; the encoded protein is MIFSFIVNIPKFLVLKLIKFYQRVFSFDHGWLKDLFPQGFCKFHPTCSEYTYQAIEKYGLIRGGTKGVWRIMRCNPWSKGGNDPLK
- the rpmH gene encoding 50S ribosomal protein L34; its protein translation is MPKRTYQPTARKRSKKHGFRKRMSDKSGQAILKTRRQRGRKKLSA
- the dnaN gene encoding DNA polymerase III subunit beta, whose translation is MKFICTQENLNRGLFITGHLSNKNVNLPILNNVLLKVTEGALTLASTNLEIGISATVRGKLEKEGEFTVESRLISDFVSLLPNEKVELLLDKDDYLKVSTSNSKTRIKGLPATDFPVIPKIEKDDPYIVNIKDLQKAISQVIFAVSTNESRPEISGVFMSLHSENNKLTLAATDSYRLAEKKVDISGNKNKKELIVPVKTFQELLRILTALKDDPDGAENIEIFITENQILFSLSSGIEIISRTVEGQYPDYKQIIPNENKTKVTVETPRLLKTIKTTSLFSKTGIFDINLEFLDDKKSLVVSSTNNQLGESVSEMEVDFHGDKNQTVINYRYLLDGLNNLDSDNVSLEIIDGNVPLIIRPAEDTGYLYIIMPIKQ